In Desulfofundulus luciae, one DNA window encodes the following:
- a CDS encoding SIR2 family NAD-dependent protein deacylase, protein MSYEKDIERIATLLRWSGKTLALTGAGISTESGIPDYRSPGTGRWTKENPMEVASVEALYRDPEAYYRRAIPRWLTWADCEPNAGHHALVRLEEMGYLAGVITQNVDSLHKRAGSKQVWEVHGHLRTFYCLRCRHEETFDQVVEQFNAGTVPPCCPACGGLVRPVAVLFGDQMHPDYFAALEALAGCQLLLVIGTSLQVYPVADLPGRVPRFVIINRDPTPWDDRAEVVVRESIGRVLTDVVNLLLATR, encoded by the coding sequence GTGTCATACGAAAAAGATATTGAGCGTATTGCCACGCTTTTGCGCTGGTCCGGCAAAACCCTGGCTTTAACCGGGGCGGGTATAAGCACCGAAAGCGGGATACCCGATTACCGCAGCCCGGGGACCGGGCGCTGGACCAAAGAAAATCCCATGGAAGTGGCCAGTGTAGAGGCCCTGTACCGGGACCCCGAAGCCTATTACCGGAGGGCCATTCCCCGCTGGTTGACCTGGGCCGACTGCGAGCCCAATGCCGGCCACCATGCCCTGGTGCGGCTGGAAGAGATGGGCTACCTGGCCGGTGTAATCACCCAAAATGTGGACAGCCTGCATAAGAGGGCCGGTTCAAAGCAGGTTTGGGAGGTTCACGGTCACCTGAGGACTTTTTACTGCCTGCGCTGCCGCCACGAAGAAACCTTTGACCAGGTGGTGGAGCAGTTCAATGCCGGGACTGTCCCGCCCTGTTGCCCTGCCTGTGGCGGACTGGTAAGACCGGTGGCGGTGCTTTTTGGTGACCAGATGCACCCGGATTACTTTGCAGCCCTGGAGGCGCTGGCGGGCTGCCAGTTGTTGCTGGTAATTGGTACCAGCCTGCAGGTGTACCCCGTGGCTGACCTGCCGGGCAGGGTTCCCCGTTTTGTAATTATCAACCGGGACCCCACTCCCTGGGATGATCGGGCCGAGGTGGTTGTGCGGGAAAGTATCGGGCGCGTCCTGACCGATGTGGTTAACCTCCTGTTGGCCACCCGTTAA
- a CDS encoding class I adenylate-forming enzyme family protein gives MNVAFLLRANARRQGQKICLVFNGQEVSYGWLDKRVDCLVRGLKVLGLERGKKLALFLRNSIQWVELFFAASRAGVVLVPVSFRSRGEELKYILEHSRPDALAFDDFTRPVLEEILPEIKVSPVYIAAGEDLPPWAIPYRRIPLEGDSQPLWPEPRLADLHSICYTSGSTGKPKGVMLTNANVVVGQYFNCLTVFPFKEEDVFVITTPLCHRTGWGRLVQAVGLGSTVCLLGTPYRPKELVDIIASYRATVVGMVPTMARMLLEEVPVERLRKMDSWRGLLLTGESCPVSLKERLWEVLPAVQLYSFYASTETGMISCLWGRDQMEKPHSVGRPVPGVEVTIADPGLGSGEILVRSGAPGDHTVMLGYYQDEMATREALRDGWFHTGDVGSFDGDGYLYITDRVKDLIITGGLNVSSREVEDVLLQCPGVREAAVIGVPDDQWGEAIKAFVVADNGISEEEIRSFCARRLAGYKKPRYIQFVASLPRTATGKLRKQVLREWEASGRSI, from the coding sequence GTGAATGTGGCGTTTTTATTAAGGGCAAATGCGCGAAGGCAGGGCCAGAAAATCTGTTTGGTTTTTAACGGACAGGAGGTAAGTTACGGCTGGCTGGATAAGCGGGTTGACTGCCTGGTTCGGGGCCTAAAGGTTTTGGGCCTGGAACGAGGAAAGAAGCTGGCGCTTTTCCTGCGCAACAGCATCCAGTGGGTGGAATTATTTTTTGCCGCTTCCCGGGCGGGGGTGGTGCTGGTTCCCGTCAGTTTTCGTTCCCGGGGAGAAGAGCTAAAGTACATTCTGGAACATTCCCGGCCCGATGCCCTGGCCTTTGATGATTTTACCCGTCCGGTGCTGGAAGAGATACTCCCGGAAATAAAGGTAAGCCCGGTATATATTGCGGCGGGAGAGGATTTGCCTCCCTGGGCCATACCTTATCGAAGGATACCACTGGAAGGAGATTCTCAGCCCCTGTGGCCTGAGCCCCGCCTGGCCGATCTTCATTCCATTTGCTATACTTCCGGCAGCACGGGGAAGCCCAAAGGAGTCATGTTGACCAACGCCAACGTGGTGGTGGGGCAATATTTTAACTGCCTTACGGTGTTTCCCTTTAAAGAAGAGGATGTGTTTGTAATCACCACCCCCCTCTGTCACCGCACAGGTTGGGGGAGACTGGTCCAGGCGGTGGGTCTGGGCAGCACCGTCTGTCTGCTGGGTACCCCCTACCGGCCTAAAGAGCTGGTAGATATTATTGCCAGCTACAGAGCCACGGTGGTAGGCATGGTACCCACCATGGCCCGCATGCTTTTAGAGGAGGTGCCGGTTGAGCGACTGAGAAAGATGGATTCCTGGCGGGGCCTTTTGCTGACGGGTGAAAGCTGTCCCGTAAGCTTAAAGGAGCGCCTGTGGGAGGTGCTTCCCGCAGTTCAATTGTATAGCTTTTATGCTTCTACCGAAACGGGAATGATCAGTTGCCTCTGGGGGCGGGATCAGATGGAAAAGCCCCATTCTGTCGGGCGGCCGGTACCGGGGGTGGAGGTAACTATAGCCGACCCGGGCCTGGGGTCGGGGGAAATCCTCGTCCGCAGCGGAGCGCCGGGAGACCATACGGTGATGCTGGGATATTACCAGGATGAGATGGCCACCCGGGAGGCCCTGAGGGATGGCTGGTTCCATACCGGTGATGTGGGCAGCTTTGATGGGGATGGTTATTTATATATCACCGACCGGGTGAAAGATCTCATTATTACCGGCGGTCTGAACGTTTCTTCCCGGGAAGTGGAAGACGTGCTCTTGCAATGCCCGGGCGTGCGGGAAGCAGCCGTAATCGGCGTTCCCGATGACCAGTGGGGAGAAGCCATCAAGGCCTTTGTGGTAGCCGATAACGGCATTTCGGAGGAAGAAATCCGAAGTTTCTGTGCCCGGCGTCTGGCCGGATATAAAAAGCCCAGGTATATCCAGTTTGTGGCCAGTCTGCCCCGCACGGCCACGGGAAAATTGAGAAAACAGGTATTGAGGGAATGGGAGGCCTCGGGCCGCAGCATATAG
- a CDS encoding B12-binding domain-containing radical SAM protein: MRYEGVIYRPPSEAGSLLIQATIGCPHNQCTFCAIYKRTKFRIRPVEEIKEDLLAARNYYGEGVRSIFFPDGNTIAMKTDDLCRVLDCARELFPYVERITVYGSAKFIVRKTPLEMRRLREAGLNRIHVGMESGDDTILAEIRKGATAEEMVVAGLMVKEAGMELSEYVLMGIGGPGRSREHALASAEVLNAIDPHFIRIRTFIPRPGSPLFEKCQRGEFQLVSPHGILNEIRLMIENLKVNSQVFSDHVSNYWDISGKLPEERELMLQEIDMALDIPEALLEKARHGGI, encoded by the coding sequence TTGCGCTATGAAGGGGTTATCTACCGGCCACCCAGTGAAGCCGGTAGTCTGTTGATCCAGGCAACCATTGGTTGTCCTCACAATCAGTGCACTTTCTGTGCCATTTATAAAAGGACGAAGTTCCGCATCCGTCCCGTAGAAGAAATTAAGGAAGATCTTTTGGCTGCCCGGAATTATTACGGAGAGGGGGTTAGGTCTATTTTTTTCCCGGATGGCAATACCATTGCCATGAAAACCGATGATCTCTGCCGGGTACTGGATTGTGCCCGGGAACTGTTTCCTTATGTGGAGCGTATTACCGTTTACGGTTCGGCCAAGTTTATCGTTAGAAAAACTCCTCTGGAGATGCGCCGACTGAGGGAAGCAGGGTTAAACCGCATTCACGTGGGCATGGAGAGTGGCGACGACACGATCCTGGCCGAAATACGCAAGGGTGCCACGGCGGAGGAAATGGTTGTTGCCGGCCTGATGGTAAAGGAGGCCGGCATGGAGTTGAGCGAGTACGTCTTGATGGGGATTGGCGGGCCCGGGAGATCCCGGGAACATGCCCTGGCCAGCGCTGAGGTATTGAATGCCATTGACCCGCATTTCATTCGCATCCGCACTTTCATTCCCCGCCCCGGCAGTCCCCTGTTTGAGAAATGCCAGCGGGGGGAATTTCAACTGGTTTCGCCCCACGGAATTCTAAATGAGATAAGGTTGATGATTGAAAATTTAAAGGTAAACAGCCAGGTTTTTAGCGACCACGTCTCCAATTACTGGGATATTTCCGGTAAGTTGCCCGAGGAGAGAGAATTGATGCTGCAGGAAATAGATATGGCTCTCGATATACCCGAGGCATTGCTGGAAAAAGCTCGTCACGGAGGGATTTAA
- a CDS encoding TRAP transporter substrate-binding protein, with the protein MRKKLIAMITVTFLVVAAVLAGCGQQPKQEKTGTGQEKPKLEFKVGHVTQATHPYHLSVEAFAKKVDEKSNGRIKITIYPARQLGDDKQLLEGVIAGTQDMALVSASMFAAYTPVLAGLQLPWLITDYDTEQKVLQSDVVRRMLDTLETHNMKGLAIYEGGLRDMLFAKKKPTVPSDVSGMKFRVPPSEVIKDWAQAIGVNPVPLPYGEIYNALQTGMVDGMEMNPSSVYSEKLFEVSKYLLDSNQFPFPCVLVMNLNKWKSLSAEDQKIIQDAAWEAIADSIKINKEKEGKDLDFIKSHGVTVYAVDMTPWKAKVKPVYDKWMAKDPLIKELVEKVRENKI; encoded by the coding sequence GTGAGGAAAAAGCTCATTGCCATGATAACAGTCACATTCCTGGTGGTGGCAGCGGTGCTGGCTGGCTGCGGCCAGCAACCGAAACAGGAGAAAACAGGGACCGGCCAGGAAAAGCCAAAATTGGAGTTCAAAGTGGGCCACGTGACGCAAGCTACGCACCCTTATCACCTGTCCGTGGAGGCCTTTGCCAAAAAGGTGGATGAGAAGAGCAACGGGCGGATTAAGATCACCATCTACCCCGCCAGGCAACTGGGCGATGATAAGCAGCTTCTGGAAGGAGTAATTGCCGGGACTCAGGATATGGCTTTAGTCTCTGCTTCCATGTTTGCTGCTTATACCCCGGTGCTGGCCGGGCTGCAGTTACCCTGGCTGATTACCGATTACGATACCGAGCAAAAAGTGTTGCAGAGCGATGTGGTCCGGCGGATGCTGGATACGCTGGAGACCCATAACATGAAAGGGCTGGCCATTTATGAAGGCGGTCTTCGGGATATGCTCTTTGCCAAGAAAAAGCCCACTGTTCCATCTGATGTGAGCGGAATGAAGTTCCGGGTGCCCCCGTCGGAAGTGATTAAAGACTGGGCGCAGGCCATCGGCGTAAATCCGGTACCCCTGCCCTACGGGGAGATTTACAACGCCTTGCAGACCGGCATGGTGGACGGCATGGAGATGAACCCCAGCTCGGTTTACAGTGAAAAGCTCTTTGAGGTAAGCAAATATTTGCTGGATTCCAACCAGTTCCCCTTCCCCTGTGTACTGGTTATGAACCTGAATAAGTGGAAGTCCCTTTCCGCCGAAGATCAGAAGATTATCCAGGATGCGGCCTGGGAAGCCATAGCGGATTCCATCAAGATCAACAAAGAAAAAGAAGGCAAGGATCTGGATTTCATCAAATCCCATGGCGTAACCGTTTATGCGGTGGATATGACCCCCTGGAAGGCAAAGGTTAAGCCGGTATATGACAAATGGATGGCCAAGGATCCCCTGATTAAAGAACTGGTGGAAAAGGTGCGGGAAAATAAGATATAA